The proteins below are encoded in one region of Methanosarcina barkeri 3:
- a CDS encoding type II toxin-antitoxin system HicB family antitoxin → MTIWFPFSATIRQEDSFYISICPEADIICKGTTIEEAVENLKEEVETFLGEKLSQGFSKIIFY, encoded by the coding sequence ATGACAATATGGTTTCCTTTTTCCGCAACTATCCGTCAAGAAGACAGTTTCTATATCTCAATCTGCCCTGAAGCTGATATAATTTGCAAGGGAACTACTATTGAAGAAGCTGTTGAAAACCTGAAAGAAGAAGTGGAAACATTCCTGGGGGAAAAGCTTTCTCAGGGATTTTCCAAAATTATATTTTACTGA
- a CDS encoding anion transporter, with translation MPIEFILSSPVPLPDLSVLTLLGVFVLTALRQVGSLRLQIWQIMTFGAILVLLLGEISPQEALAAINTDVLVFLFGAFCVGEALNRSGYLAWIGDRIVSRAKDTDQLVLLVLFSTGILSAVLMNDTLAIMGTPLVLGFSRKYNVSSKLMLFSLAFGVTTGSVMSPIGNPQNLLIAINGNLDSPFVTFLHSLALPTLICLLIAYIVLKLFFREEFGKSTLTQSEEVITDSELASTAKKALSLLLILIICKIFLVEFFPTWDFSLSWIALISASPVLLSKKRVEILKNIDWSTLVFFVSMFVLMQSVWISGTCQELLARLSPQLGSVSMILALSIGLSQLISNVPFVALYLPAMGSTVSQGQLMALAAGSTIAGNLLILGAASNVIIIQNAEKEGKTISFVEFSRIGILITILDAVTYFIFL, from the coding sequence ATGCCAATAGAGTTTATACTGTCTTCTCCTGTACCTTTACCTGACCTTTCAGTACTTACTCTTCTGGGCGTCTTTGTACTTACAGCTCTCAGGCAGGTCGGGTCTTTAAGGCTGCAGATCTGGCAAATCATGACCTTTGGAGCGATACTGGTACTTTTGCTCGGTGAGATTTCACCGCAAGAAGCTCTTGCAGCGATTAATACTGATGTGCTTGTCTTTCTTTTCGGGGCTTTTTGCGTAGGAGAAGCACTTAATAGGAGTGGGTATCTGGCCTGGATTGGGGATAGGATAGTTTCCAGGGCAAAGGATACGGATCAACTTGTTTTGCTTGTGCTGTTTTCTACAGGAATTCTTTCAGCTGTTCTCATGAATGATACTCTGGCTATCATGGGGACTCCACTTGTTCTGGGTTTTTCCAGAAAGTACAATGTATCTTCCAAACTCATGCTCTTTTCCCTGGCATTCGGGGTAACTACAGGAAGCGTTATGAGCCCTATAGGAAACCCACAGAATCTTCTCATAGCAATTAATGGAAATCTGGATTCCCCTTTTGTAACATTTTTGCATTCACTCGCTCTACCAACTCTTATCTGCCTTTTAATTGCTTATATAGTGCTAAAACTCTTTTTTAGAGAGGAATTCGGAAAATCAACTCTTACCCAATCAGAAGAAGTCATTACCGATTCGGAACTTGCCAGTACTGCAAAAAAGGCTCTTTCTCTTTTGTTAATTCTCATAATCTGTAAGATTTTCCTGGTGGAATTTTTCCCTACCTGGGATTTCAGTCTGAGCTGGATTGCTCTTATCTCCGCGTCACCTGTCCTGCTCAGTAAAAAACGCGTTGAAATCCTGAAAAATATTGACTGGTCGACCCTGGTTTTTTTTGTTTCAATGTTTGTGTTAATGCAAAGCGTGTGGATTTCCGGAACGTGCCAGGAATTGCTTGCCAGATTGTCTCCTCAGTTAGGTTCAGTGTCAATGATCCTCGCACTCAGCATAGGACTAAGCCAACTCATATCCAATGTTCCCTTTGTAGCGCTCTATCTGCCTGCTATGGGTAGTACGGTTTCTCAGGGGCAGTTGATGGCACTTGCTGCGGGAAGTACAATTGCAGGAAATCTTTTGATCCTGGGAGCTGCAAGTAACGTTATAATTATTCAAAATGCAGAGAAGGAAGGAAAAACTATCTCATTTGTTGAATTTTCCAGAATTGGAATCTTAATTACAATTTTAGATGCCGTTACTTACTTCATATTTCTCTAA
- a CDS encoding methyltransferase domain-containing protein: protein MTQNNTDLNTRRKRARCTVQKKTFGPVEDLETHVRSDWWQTLFNSLYLKTDADLLDDMEVTRKEVDLIVSILGVAPEEKILDLCCGQGRHVLELARRGFSNVEGYDRSQYLIRKARTRAQKENLQVRFREGDARKLPYPSDTFDVVTILGNSFGYFDSTLQDQKVLEEIFRVLKPDGRVFIDAVDGDYMKKSFQPRSWEWLDRKYFVCRERALSADGDRLICREVISRIDKGVIADQFYAERLYNKESLFELLTVSGFSSPAFHTTFSPVSAGTQDAGMMEQRILVSASVEKPWPTSLQAIGNKKPMSIAVLLGDPRKEDQVKPACVFDDDDFDTLERMKKALAEIPFMKFTFLDRHETLLEDLKKKAAKIDLVLNLCDEGFYNDPTKELHVPALLEQLNVPYTGAGPQCLAFCYDKSIIRGVAREMRIPVAKGMLVTEDAELSKLSLSFPLLVKPNSGDSSFGITQKSIAHNREELLEILAASREKMGSCRPFLLEEFLPGKDISVGIIGNPPSCNVLPITEEDYSEVPEEFPKICGYEAKWLPDSPYWNIKSVPADLPEKTRKEIIKCCLALFTRLGCRDYARFDWRLDAEGKPKLLEVNPNPGWCWDGHLAKMAAYANISYSGMLAAIIEAAKERYGLGASENLELRKMPGTTSRKSPAECAAEFEEEIEARSSMDSENTGKKSVFSSSSETVQAFESV from the coding sequence ATGACCCAGAATAATACAGATCTAAATACCAGGCGTAAGCGCGCCAGGTGTACTGTACAGAAGAAAACCTTTGGGCCTGTTGAAGACCTTGAAACTCACGTCCGGTCCGACTGGTGGCAAACTCTTTTTAACTCACTTTACCTTAAGACCGATGCCGATCTTCTGGATGATATGGAGGTTACTAGAAAAGAGGTCGATCTCATTGTTTCCATTTTGGGGGTGGCTCCGGAAGAAAAAATTCTTGATCTATGTTGCGGACAGGGGAGACACGTACTTGAACTGGCAAGAAGAGGCTTTTCAAACGTAGAGGGATATGACAGATCTCAGTACCTTATAAGGAAAGCCAGAACAAGAGCACAGAAAGAGAACCTGCAGGTAAGGTTCAGAGAGGGAGATGCAAGAAAGCTTCCTTACCCATCTGATACTTTTGACGTGGTTACTATACTGGGTAACAGTTTTGGCTACTTTGACTCAACGCTCCAGGACCAAAAGGTCCTTGAAGAAATATTTAGGGTTCTGAAGCCTGATGGCAGAGTTTTCATCGATGCCGTAGATGGAGACTACATGAAAAAGAGTTTTCAGCCCAGGTCATGGGAATGGCTTGACAGGAAATACTTTGTCTGCAGGGAAAGAGCTCTTTCGGCCGATGGAGATCGGTTAATTTGCAGAGAAGTGATAAGCCGTATTGACAAAGGCGTGATTGCAGACCAATTTTACGCTGAGAGGTTATACAATAAAGAAAGCCTCTTTGAGCTGCTTACAGTGTCGGGATTTAGTAGTCCCGCCTTTCATACTACTTTCAGCCCGGTTTCCGCAGGAACCCAGGATGCAGGCATGATGGAACAGAGAATTCTGGTCTCGGCCTCTGTTGAAAAACCTTGGCCTACGTCTCTTCAGGCAATCGGGAATAAAAAACCAATGAGTATTGCAGTTTTGCTTGGAGATCCGAGAAAAGAAGATCAGGTTAAGCCCGCCTGTGTCTTCGATGACGATGATTTTGATACCCTTGAGAGAATGAAAAAAGCACTTGCAGAGATTCCTTTTATGAAATTTACTTTTCTTGACAGGCATGAAACGTTACTTGAGGATCTGAAGAAGAAAGCGGCGAAAATTGATCTTGTACTTAATCTCTGTGATGAAGGATTTTATAACGATCCCACAAAAGAACTTCATGTCCCGGCTTTGCTTGAACAGTTAAATGTCCCGTATACAGGAGCAGGTCCTCAATGTCTTGCTTTTTGTTATGACAAATCCATTATAAGGGGAGTTGCCAGAGAGATGCGCATTCCCGTAGCAAAGGGAATGCTTGTAACCGAAGATGCAGAGCTTTCAAAGCTGTCTCTCTCTTTCCCCTTGCTTGTAAAGCCCAACTCAGGGGACTCAAGTTTTGGGATTACACAGAAAAGCATTGCCCATAACCGTGAGGAGCTTCTTGAAATTCTTGCGGCATCCCGAGAAAAGATGGGCTCTTGTAGGCCTTTCCTGCTGGAAGAGTTTCTTCCAGGAAAAGACATCAGTGTTGGGATTATTGGAAATCCGCCTTCATGCAATGTACTGCCTATTACGGAAGAAGATTACTCGGAAGTACCTGAAGAGTTTCCAAAGATTTGCGGGTATGAGGCGAAGTGGCTTCCGGATTCTCCTTACTGGAACATAAAGTCCGTGCCTGCTGATCTCCCTGAAAAAACCAGAAAGGAAATCATAAAGTGCTGTCTTGCTCTCTTTACAAGGCTGGGTTGCCGTGATTATGCCCGTTTTGACTGGAGACTTGATGCCGAAGGCAAACCCAAACTTCTAGAAGTGAACCCTAATCCAGGATGGTGCTGGGACGGTCATTTGGCAAAGATGGCAGCTTATGCTAATATTTCCTATTCCGGAATGCTTGCGGCCATTATAGAAGCTGCAAAAGAAAGGTATGGTCTTGGAGCTTCTGAAAATCTCGAGCTGAGGAAAATGCCTGGAACCACTTCCAGAAAAAGCCCGGCTGAATGCGCTGCCGAGTTTGAAGAAGAAATTGAAGCAAGAAGCTCTATGGATTCGGAAAATACCGGGAAGAAAAGTGTTTTCTCAAGTTCCTCCGAAACGGTACAGGCTTTTGAGAGCGTATGA